One window from the genome of Pyrobaculum ferrireducens encodes:
- a CDS encoding ABC transporter ATP-binding protein encodes MAVELRNVTKIYGNGVARTVALDNVSLSISAGESVVLMGPSGSGKTTLLNIVAALDRPTSGEVYIMGVDVTRLPEGKLERFRLRNIGYLFQSYNLIPYLTAEQNVALPLIALGIRKELALLRARALLEFVGLEKAAGLYPHQMSGGMQQRAAIARALAANPPLIVLDEPTSNIDLENAAGVLALITAVNKIFKATVFIATHDPDVARVATRIVYMRGGKAYEAAEPPRREFKLDMGRAAEIYEKLRLIDELIGL; translated from the coding sequence ATGGCGGTAGAGCTCCGCAACGTCACGAAGATATACGGCAACGGCGTGGCGAGGACGGTGGCCCTCGACAACGTGTCGCTTTCTATCTCGGCTGGGGAGAGCGTAGTGCTGATGGGGCCCTCGGGCTCCGGCAAGACAACCCTCCTGAACATAGTGGCCGCGCTTGACAGGCCTACCAGCGGCGAGGTCTACATAATGGGCGTAGATGTGACTAGACTGCCGGAGGGCAAGCTGGAGAGGTTTAGACTGAGGAATATAGGCTACCTCTTCCAGTCCTACAACCTCATCCCGTACCTAACAGCCGAGCAGAACGTAGCTCTGCCGCTGATAGCGCTGGGAATTAGGAAGGAGCTTGCGCTTCTAAGAGCCAGGGCTCTTCTGGAATTCGTCGGCTTGGAAAAAGCCGCTGGGCTTTACCCACACCAGATGTCTGGGGGCATGCAACAGAGAGCCGCAATCGCCAGGGCCCTCGCCGCGAACCCGCCGCTGATTGTGCTAGACGAGCCCACTTCAAACATCGACCTCGAAAACGCAGCTGGGGTCCTTGCCCTAATCACAGCGGTAAACAAGATCTTCAAAGCCACTGTGTTCATTGCGACGCATGACCCAGACGTCGCCCGCGTGGCGACGAGGATTGTCTACATGCGAGGCGGCAAGGCTTATGAAGCCGCGGAGCCCCCTAGGAGAGAGTTTAAACTCGACATGGGACGCGCGGCGGAGATATACGAAAAGCTAAGACTCATAGACGAGCTCATAGGTCTATGA
- the tes gene encoding tetraether lipid synthase Tes, translated as MSKQVLEVAEAPRRLVDLSRYNLAERYKSTLLNEKWQTALKKQFGLHENTRVVKATLSLCPVCNARIPAVVYEENGAIWLKKRCPEHGVFEDLYWGDAEMYYYFLQWDRPEYIAKGLANPYTDLEFYKDMGACPEGCGLCPVHKSNTVLAIIDVTNRCNMACPVCFANAGAAGYVYEPTLEQIEYMLRTLRAQKPWPPNAVQISGGEPTLRDDLPEIVRMAKRLGFTHIEINTNGIRLANDIEYYKALLDAGISSLYLQFDTIDEKNEGVWRHRLYHPKAYRLIKERVIENARKLGHRSIVLVVTLARNYNDKDLGSIIDFAIQHRDVVRWVNIQPVSFSGRARLYSKEELRKYRITIPDTIIEIEKQTGGVISRWDWRPTNWPVAVAKMVEALTDSPKPLFSMNPMCGAATFIYYDEDEKRIYPITKLVDVDAFEKGAWDVYYTAVKGGVYKQAAKVKALKLLKAVKHKRVKDLIYDFLVKKDYDSLGRFFFNVVGIGIMHFMDTMNYDVERVQRCDIHYATPDGRVFPFCTYNVVGHREKVESSFKVDPKTWVKVTGLSLTGWSKQKFAELSKQA; from the coding sequence ATGAGCAAGCAGGTTCTGGAGGTGGCTGAGGCGCCGAGGAGGCTGGTGGATCTCTCAAGGTATAACCTAGCCGAGAGGTACAAGTCTACTCTTCTCAACGAGAAGTGGCAGACGGCTTTGAAGAAGCAGTTTGGGCTTCACGAAAATACGAGAGTTGTGAAGGCTACGCTCTCGCTGTGTCCTGTCTGCAACGCGAGGATTCCAGCTGTGGTTTATGAGGAAAACGGGGCTATATGGTTGAAGAAGAGGTGCCCCGAGCACGGGGTATTTGAGGATCTCTACTGGGGCGACGCCGAGATGTACTACTACTTCCTCCAGTGGGACAGGCCTGAGTACATCGCCAAGGGGCTAGCCAACCCCTATACAGACTTGGAGTTTTACAAGGACATGGGGGCGTGTCCAGAGGGGTGCGGCCTGTGCCCCGTGCATAAATCAAATACGGTGCTCGCAATTATTGACGTAACTAATAGGTGCAACATGGCCTGCCCGGTGTGTTTCGCAAATGCGGGGGCCGCCGGCTACGTCTACGAGCCGACGCTGGAGCAGATAGAGTACATGCTAAGGACGCTTAGGGCCCAGAAGCCGTGGCCGCCAAACGCCGTACAGATATCTGGCGGAGAGCCGACGCTGAGAGACGACCTGCCCGAGATAGTGCGGATGGCTAAGAGACTTGGCTTTACCCACATAGAGATAAACACCAACGGCATTAGGCTGGCGAACGACATAGAGTACTACAAGGCCTTGCTAGACGCAGGCATCTCGTCGCTATACCTCCAGTTCGACACTATCGACGAGAAGAATGAGGGAGTTTGGAGACACAGGCTGTACCACCCCAAGGCCTATAGGCTAATTAAAGAGAGGGTTATTGAAAACGCGAGGAAGCTGGGCCACCGCTCCATTGTCCTCGTAGTGACGCTGGCCCGGAACTACAACGACAAGGATCTAGGCTCCATCATTGACTTCGCCATCCAGCATAGAGACGTGGTTAGGTGGGTTAACATCCAGCCCGTCAGCTTCTCAGGACGCGCGAGGCTTTACTCAAAAGAGGAGCTGAGGAAGTACCGCATTACAATCCCAGACACAATTATCGAAATTGAGAAGCAGACCGGGGGGGTGATCAGCAGGTGGGATTGGAGGCCCACTAACTGGCCGGTGGCGGTGGCGAAGATGGTGGAGGCTCTGACGGACTCGCCGAAGCCGCTCTTCTCAATGAACCCAATGTGCGGCGCAGCCACCTTTATCTACTACGACGAGGACGAGAAGAGGATATACCCCATTACGAAGCTGGTGGACGTAGACGCCTTTGAGAAGGGGGCGTGGGATGTGTACTACACTGCTGTGAAGGGAGGTGTGTATAAGCAGGCGGCTAAGGTTAAGGCGCTGAAGCTGTTGAAGGCAGTTAAACACAAGAGGGTGAAGGACCTTATATACGACTTCCTAGTCAAGAAGGACTACGACTCGCTGGGCCGCTTCTTTTTCAACGTGGTCGGCATCGGCATAATGCACTTCATGGACACCATGAACTACGACGTGGAGAGAGTCCAGCGTTGCGATATCCACTACGCAACGCCAGACGGCCGCGTGTTCCCCTTCTGCACATACAACGTGGTAGGCCACCGTGAGAAAGTAGAGAGCTCGTTCAAGGTGGATCCCAAGACGTGGGTAAAGGTCACCGGCCTGTCGCTCACTGGGTGGAGCAAACAGAAGTTCGCAGAATTAAGCAAACAGGCCTAG
- a CDS encoding TrmB family transcriptional regulator, with protein MENLLDLVGLSKREVDIYTALVESGELSARELAERLGIPYTKIYTHLEKLHKMGLIAPVGGRRPLKYRATPPAEVYKSLVNRASEILKSLKPLFDSLQLIYESKHATAAPTFLTLIRGAERITDLISEILSASDGEAYLAVPFPELVTYRLLATIAEESKRIKIMVLTTEKLKDRFQLPPRVEIRTLPEMFGGGAIGNSVLIYVKYGGEISGVYSNERFIIEIAKTYFHNVWQRAKI; from the coding sequence GTGGAGAACCTACTGGATCTCGTGGGTCTCAGTAAGAGGGAGGTGGATATATACACCGCCTTGGTGGAGAGCGGCGAGCTTTCGGCGCGTGAGCTAGCCGAGAGGCTGGGCATCCCCTACACAAAGATCTACACACACCTAGAAAAGTTGCATAAAATGGGCCTTATTGCGCCAGTAGGGGGACGCAGGCCGCTGAAGTACAGAGCAACGCCGCCTGCGGAGGTTTACAAAAGCCTCGTAAACCGCGCCTCGGAGATCCTCAAGTCGTTGAAGCCTCTCTTCGACAGCCTCCAGCTGATATATGAGAGTAAACACGCGACGGCGGCGCCGACCTTCCTCACCCTCATCCGCGGGGCGGAGAGAATTACTGATTTAATAAGCGAGATACTGTCAGCATCAGACGGGGAGGCCTACCTAGCGGTGCCCTTCCCGGAGCTGGTTACCTACCGCCTACTCGCCACCATAGCTGAGGAGTCGAAACGCATCAAGATAATGGTGCTGACCACGGAAAAGCTGAAGGACAGATTCCAGCTACCGCCGAGAGTCGAGATAAGGACTCTGCCGGAGATGTTCGGCGGGGGTGCCATCGGCAACTCCGTCCTCATATATGTAAAATACGGCGGGGAGATCTCCGGCGTGTACTCCAACGAACGCTTCATAATAGAGATAGCCAAGACCTACTTCCACAACGTGTGGCAAAGAGCTAAAATATAG
- a CDS encoding ABC transporter permease, translating into MEHILMIAVGDFRARLLRYLLTGVAIGVGVALLVALYAVSDATRSYVEDMLYKVYPADLLMYSESINIPQGVLDAIRRVPYVESANGIILTSGVYGGKVVSIVGIPLRHVDYFAIDLKEGRLPEAGGEAVVEESLGVRPGDTITIKIYSGALGGERALQVKVVGVMRSFMRGFVGAFRLNLVVVSLSWLQENIGAGPFVNAVLITVKDKTQVKPLEAALKGTFRDAQVYTQESLLETVTQVFNALNVVFSAIGGAGLAAAAVTTFAVMSITVRERLREFGLLKAIGLSSRDITISVMVEVLTIAVAAGVGGVAAGYFGANAVKQVLLNMGINFNVEIVFKPYYLLLGLGTSAAVALVGAVSPMYRVAKLRPLEIMQLWR; encoded by the coding sequence GTGGAGCACATCCTAATGATCGCCGTTGGCGACTTCCGCGCCCGGCTTCTACGCTACTTGCTCACCGGCGTGGCGATAGGCGTAGGAGTCGCCCTACTCGTTGCCTTGTACGCGGTGAGCGACGCCACTAGGAGCTACGTCGAGGACATGCTCTACAAAGTCTACCCCGCGGACTTACTGATGTATTCAGAATCGATAAACATCCCACAGGGTGTGTTGGACGCCATTAGGAGAGTTCCCTACGTGGAGTCTGCAAATGGGATAATCCTCACCTCCGGGGTATACGGGGGTAAGGTGGTGTCGATAGTGGGAATCCCTCTGAGACATGTGGACTACTTCGCCATAGATCTCAAGGAGGGCCGCCTGCCCGAGGCGGGCGGGGAGGCGGTGGTGGAGGAGTCGCTGGGGGTAAGGCCGGGGGACACCATAACCATTAAGATATACTCCGGGGCGCTCGGCGGCGAGAGGGCGCTCCAGGTGAAGGTGGTGGGGGTGATGCGTAGCTTCATGAGGGGCTTTGTGGGTGCTTTTAGACTGAACTTGGTGGTTGTGTCTCTCAGCTGGTTGCAGGAGAACATCGGCGCAGGGCCCTTCGTTAATGCCGTCTTGATTACAGTCAAGGACAAGACACAGGTAAAGCCGTTGGAGGCGGCGCTTAAGGGGACTTTTAGAGACGCCCAAGTGTACACGCAGGAAAGCCTCCTGGAAACGGTGACTCAGGTCTTCAACGCGCTGAATGTTGTGTTCTCGGCGATTGGGGGCGCCGGGTTGGCCGCCGCGGCAGTGACCACTTTTGCTGTGATGTCTATAACGGTTCGGGAGAGGCTTAGGGAATTCGGCCTGCTGAAGGCTATTGGCCTCTCCTCACGCGACATAACAATATCGGTGATGGTTGAGGTGCTGACCATCGCCGTCGCCGCCGGCGTAGGGGGCGTGGCGGCTGGCTACTTCGGGGCGAACGCGGTGAAGCAGGTGCTTCTAAACATGGGCATAAACTTCAACGTCGAGATAGTCTTCAAGCCGTATTACCTCCTCCTGGGCTTGGGCACCTCGGCTGCTGTGGCGTTGGTGGGGGCCGTGTCGCCGATGTACAGAGTGGCTAAGCTGAGGCCTCTGGAGATTATGCAACTATGGCGGTAG
- a CDS encoding actin-like protein produces the protein MITDAYRLKFTFGVDYGTSYVKYGPISLNEPRVVQTRGLFLRDLPESVKMRIPPDVLSRGLVVGDEEVRKYLSSVRDVQRNLKYPLRDGIARRDDEDAWRVLRELARYTLAQFPVSEPDFRGWIVSIALSALAPDYMYKSFFDIYTELSDEFKIHAVTILPQPLAVAIAENAVNCIIVEGGHGNIQVAPISFALIREGLVALNRGGAEANAITREILKDMGYSDIAREEYAVEVVKRAVGLVPRNLKEAVRAAKSNPDRFVAKVRLSPVVEVEFPREYAWTRFLIGEIVFDPNHEEIKSYIEQSRLSIENAVIGDVTLYGEMDIATAVVTSLKNVSVEIQERVASQIILSGGAFSWRVPPGLEDVAVDSVTRVKIALEERNPVLASRVNVRLVSEPQYSVWRGAVIYGYALPLTLEWSDSTREGWYYPKKNI, from the coding sequence GTGATCACGGACGCGTATAGGTTGAAGTTCACCTTCGGCGTGGATTACGGCACCAGCTATGTGAAGTACGGCCCTATTTCGCTAAACGAGCCGAGGGTCGTGCAGACCCGCGGCCTCTTCTTGAGAGATCTCCCGGAGTCTGTAAAGATGAGGATCCCCCCCGACGTCTTGTCCAGGGGGCTGGTGGTGGGCGACGAGGAGGTGAGGAAGTACCTCTCCAGCGTCAGAGACGTACAACGCAATTTGAAGTACCCCCTGAGAGACGGCATCGCTAGGAGAGACGACGAAGACGCCTGGCGCGTGTTGAGGGAGCTGGCGCGCTACACCCTGGCGCAGTTCCCAGTATCGGAGCCGGACTTCAGGGGGTGGATAGTGTCAATTGCCCTCTCCGCCCTGGCACCTGACTATATGTACAAGTCCTTTTTCGACATATATACAGAGCTCTCAGATGAGTTTAAAATACACGCCGTGACTATACTCCCCCAGCCCCTGGCAGTCGCCATTGCGGAAAACGCTGTTAACTGCATCATTGTGGAGGGGGGCCACGGCAATATACAAGTGGCTCCCATTAGCTTCGCCTTGATTAGAGAGGGGCTGGTGGCACTGAACAGAGGCGGCGCCGAGGCCAACGCCATTACGCGGGAGATTTTAAAAGACATGGGGTACAGCGACATAGCTAGGGAGGAGTACGCCGTGGAGGTGGTGAAGAGGGCCGTGGGCCTCGTGCCGAGGAATTTAAAGGAGGCCGTGAGAGCCGCCAAGTCTAACCCAGACCGCTTCGTCGCCAAGGTCAGGCTGTCTCCAGTCGTCGAGGTGGAGTTCCCGAGGGAGTACGCATGGACGCGGTTTCTCATCGGCGAAATAGTCTTCGACCCCAATCACGAGGAGATTAAGAGCTATATCGAGCAGTCGCGGCTGAGCATTGAAAACGCCGTCATCGGCGACGTTACCCTCTACGGCGAGATGGACATAGCCACTGCTGTAGTAACCTCGCTGAAGAACGTCTCCGTGGAGATACAGGAGAGGGTGGCCTCCCAGATAATCTTAAGCGGAGGGGCCTTCAGCTGGCGGGTGCCGCCGGGTCTGGAGGACGTCGCTGTGGACAGCGTGACGAGGGTGAAGATCGCGCTTGAGGAGAGGAACCCCGTGCTGGCCTCTAGAGTCAACGTGAGGCTGGTGTCCGAGCCGCAGTACTCAGTCTGGAGGGGCGCGGTGATTTACGGCTACGCCCTGCCGCTGACGCTTGAGTGGTCAGACTCGACAAGGGAGGGCTGGTACTACCCAAAGAAAAATATATAG
- a CDS encoding AAA family ATPase produces MWRIERIELENFRSYRGRHVIAFGDVNILWGRIGAGKTSVLYAIEYALFGRQLEVKERVARLVDLINTEAHEMSVALTMRGGDRVLRVERRLGRRGAERLLLYVDGLEVRGREAEEKLMELVGADEDVYERLVYMSHRSLEGFIYGTSQKRSIAIDRLFGIDVVDGVVRAISGVDKALMEKAEELRRRLKAYEKYREVIRRYGGIANVKSRLEGLASEVEALKSREEALSKAAEELARRRAEHLSKLRENEALLLEYYKTKSELEVLEEAAAGGEVDIAAVDRLRGALREAVEEFEHMLGGDLAERLEKAGDLEVLSATMAEAYDALVKLQRELEGQIQDARRLYEQYLARAKKLEGEEAEAGAKLKRLERSYQRFKELQRAFQSLEEARSALAEHRRRLEEVERAVAFSSALRTVAMYAAEADLKKCPVCGGPLKRDDALRVAEEVEARHGTLIKEAEALREKMRELERAVEEMEALSGDVAEYMATKTRLEELRLEREEVVKRALQAEKSVKQLEKKLERLRELLTRVDRRTISEALSKYGRALRARELRRRLRELEDALRRAGVSGEVLDLDMRWREVAEELERVYAKLSEAYRERGMLEEVVREVGEDADVLKKRLDDVLYAYGRLQDFKARLELVKVNARARLLEVAKTRFNEVFTSLYKYGDIVRVDADLEQRKGYYDFVAVTPSGDRYGISKLSDGQRLSIALALALALRDISKINLGFIIFDEPIPYVDVNIRKAFVDLVEELAKKFQIVIATQSREFAEIVKAAVPRCNLFAIEKGESSVARPVSELPQ; encoded by the coding sequence ATGTGGAGGATAGAGAGGATTGAGCTGGAGAACTTCCGGTCATACAGGGGGAGGCATGTAATTGCTTTTGGAGATGTAAACATCTTGTGGGGTAGGATAGGCGCGGGGAAGACCTCTGTGCTGTACGCCATCGAATACGCGTTGTTTGGGAGGCAGCTAGAGGTTAAGGAGCGGGTAGCTAGGCTGGTCGATTTGATCAACACAGAGGCTCATGAAATGTCTGTGGCCTTGACGATGCGTGGCGGGGATAGGGTGTTGCGGGTGGAGAGGAGGCTGGGGAGGAGAGGCGCCGAGAGGCTCCTCCTCTACGTCGACGGGTTGGAGGTCAGGGGGAGGGAGGCAGAGGAGAAGTTGATGGAGCTTGTGGGGGCCGACGAGGACGTCTACGAGAGGCTGGTCTACATGTCTCACAGATCTCTAGAGGGGTTTATCTACGGCACATCGCAGAAGAGATCTATCGCCATAGATCGGCTATTTGGTATAGACGTGGTAGACGGCGTCGTTAGGGCTATCTCCGGCGTGGATAAGGCGCTTATGGAGAAGGCCGAGGAGTTGAGGAGGAGGCTGAAGGCGTATGAGAAGTATAGAGAGGTGATTAGGCGCTACGGGGGGATTGCCAATGTGAAGTCGAGGTTGGAGGGCTTGGCCAGCGAGGTGGAGGCGTTGAAGAGTAGGGAGGAGGCGTTGTCAAAGGCCGCGGAGGAGCTGGCGAGGAGGAGGGCGGAGCACCTCTCAAAGCTTAGGGAGAACGAGGCTCTCCTCCTGGAGTACTACAAGACGAAATCTGAGCTGGAGGTTCTGGAGGAGGCGGCCGCCGGCGGCGAGGTGGACATCGCCGCCGTAGATAGGCTTAGAGGCGCGTTGAGGGAGGCGGTGGAGGAGTTTGAACACATGCTAGGCGGGGATTTGGCGGAGAGGCTGGAGAAAGCCGGCGATCTCGAGGTGCTGTCTGCAACCATGGCCGAGGCCTACGACGCCCTTGTGAAGTTGCAGAGGGAGCTGGAGGGCCAGATACAGGATGCGAGGCGGCTCTATGAGCAGTACCTCGCCAGGGCTAAAAAGCTGGAGGGGGAGGAGGCCGAGGCTGGTGCTAAGCTGAAGAGGCTAGAGCGGTCGTATCAACGCTTTAAGGAGTTGCAGAGGGCTTTCCAGTCGCTTGAGGAGGCGAGGTCGGCCTTGGCGGAGCACAGAAGGAGGCTTGAGGAGGTGGAGAGGGCCGTGGCCTTCTCCTCGGCGCTTAGGACCGTGGCGATGTACGCCGCCGAGGCGGACCTCAAGAAGTGCCCCGTCTGCGGAGGGCCGCTGAAGAGAGACGACGCCCTGCGGGTAGCTGAAGAGGTGGAGGCAAGGCACGGCACCTTGATAAAAGAGGCGGAGGCGCTTAGAGAGAAGATGCGGGAGTTGGAGAGAGCGGTGGAGGAGATGGAGGCTCTGAGCGGCGACGTGGCTGAGTACATGGCTACGAAAACCAGGCTGGAGGAGCTGAGGCTGGAGAGAGAAGAGGTGGTTAAGAGGGCTCTGCAGGCTGAGAAATCTGTTAAGCAATTGGAAAAGAAGTTGGAGAGGTTGCGGGAGTTGCTGACGCGGGTGGATAGGCGCACCATCTCCGAGGCCTTGTCTAAATACGGGAGGGCGCTGAGGGCTAGGGAGCTACGCCGACGGCTGAGAGAGCTGGAGGACGCTCTGAGAAGGGCCGGCGTCTCTGGGGAGGTCCTCGACCTCGACATGAGGTGGAGGGAGGTGGCGGAGGAGCTGGAGAGGGTCTACGCCAAGCTGTCTGAGGCGTATAGAGAGAGAGGTATGTTGGAGGAGGTGGTTAGGGAGGTGGGGGAGGACGCCGACGTGCTTAAGAAGAGGTTGGACGACGTGCTCTACGCCTACGGAAGGTTGCAAGACTTCAAGGCGAGGCTTGAGTTGGTGAAGGTGAACGCCAGGGCGAGACTTCTAGAAGTGGCGAAGACGCGGTTTAACGAGGTCTTCACCTCCCTGTACAAATATGGAGATATTGTGAGAGTAGATGCCGATTTAGAACAGCGAAAGGGCTACTACGACTTCGTCGCCGTGACCCCCTCCGGCGATAGGTACGGCATTTCTAAGCTAAGCGACGGCCAGAGGCTCTCCATAGCCCTGGCCCTAGCCCTAGCCCTTAGGGATATCTCCAAGATTAACCTCGGCTTCATCATATTCGACGAGCCGATACCGTATGTCGATGTTAATATTAGAAAGGCTTTTGTAGACCTCGTGGAGGAGCTGGCTAAAAAGTTCCAAATAGTCATAGCGACGCAGTCGAGAGAATTCGCGGAGATCGTAAAGGCCGCGGTGCCGAGGTGCAACTTGTTCGCCATAGAGAAGGGAGAGAGCTCCGTGGCGAGGCCGGTGTCCGAACTACCTCAGTGA